The Bacillus vallismortis genome window below encodes:
- the nsrR gene encoding nitric oxide-sensing transcriptional repressor NsrR has translation MKLTNYTDYSLRVLIFLAAERPGELSNIKQIAETYSISKNHLMKVIYRLGQLGYVETIRGRGGGIRLGMEPEDINIGEVVRKTEDDFNIVECFDVNKNLCIISPVCGLKHVLNEALMAYLAVLDKYTLRDLVKNKEDIMKLLKMKE, from the coding sequence ATGAAATTAACAAATTATACTGATTATTCATTAAGAGTGCTGATTTTTCTGGCTGCAGAACGTCCTGGAGAACTTTCAAACATAAAACAGATTGCCGAAACGTATTCTATTTCAAAAAACCATCTCATGAAAGTCATATACAGGCTCGGCCAGCTCGGATATGTAGAAACGATACGCGGACGAGGCGGCGGCATACGCTTAGGCATGGAACCTGAAGACATCAACATCGGTGAGGTTGTCAGAAAAACGGAAGACGATTTTAATATTGTTGAGTGTTTTGATGTGAATAAAAATCTTTGCATCATTTCCCCGGTGTGCGGCTTGAAGCATGTGCTTAATGAAGCGCTAATGGCCTATCTTGCGGTTTTAGACAAATACACACTGCGCGACCTTGTCAAAAACAAAGAAGATATCATGAAGCTTTTAAAAATGAAGGAATAG
- the phoA gene encoding alkaline phosphatase PhoA codes for MQKMNLFQNLKSKLLPIAAVSVLTAGIFAGAELQQTEKASAKKQDKAEIRNVIVMIGDGMGTPYINAYRSMKNNGETPNNPKLTQFDPNLTGMMMTHPDDPDFNITDSAAAGTALATGVKTYNNAIGVDKNGKKVKSVLEEAKQQGKSTGLVATSEINHATPAAYGSHNESRKNMDQIANSYMDDKIKGKQKIDVLLGGGKSYFNREDRNLTKEFKQAGYSYVTTKQELKKNKDQQVLGLFADRGLAKALDRDSKTPSLKDMTVSAIDRLNQNKKGFFLMVEGSQIDWAAHDNDTVGAMSEVKDFEQAYKAAIDFARKDKHTLVIATADHTTGGFTIGANGQKNWHAEPILAAKKTPEFMAKKISEGKPVKDVLTRYTNLKFTSDEIKSVEAAAQADKSKGAYKAIIKIFNTRSNSGWTSADHTGEEVPVYAYGPGKEKFRGLINNTDQANIIFKILKAGK; via the coding sequence ATGCAAAAAATGAATTTGTTTCAAAATCTGAAATCTAAACTGCTGCCAATCGCAGCTGTTTCCGTGCTTACAGCCGGCATATTTGCCGGTGCAGAACTGCAGCAGACTGAAAAGGCCAGCGCAAAAAAACAAGACAAAGCCGAGATCAGAAATGTCATTGTGATGATCGGTGACGGCATGGGGACGCCTTACATAAACGCCTACCGTTCCATGAAGAATAACGGGGAAACACCGAATAACCCAAAGTTGACCCAATTTGACCCTAACCTGACAGGCATGATGATGACGCATCCTGATGACCCGGACTTTAATATTACAGATTCAGCCGCCGCCGGAACAGCATTAGCGACAGGCGTTAAGACATATAACAATGCAATTGGCGTCGATAAAAACGGGAAAAAAGTGAAATCTGTGCTCGAAGAAGCCAAACAGCAAGGAAAATCGACCGGGCTCGTCGCAACGTCTGAAATTAACCACGCCACCCCTGCCGCATACGGCTCCCACAATGAATCACGGAAAAACATGGACCAAATCGCCAACAGCTATATGGATGACAAAATAAAAGGAAAACAAAAAATAGACGTTTTGCTTGGCGGCGGAAAATCATATTTTAACCGCGAGGACAGAAATTTGACGAAGGAATTCAAACAAGCCGGCTATAGCTACGTGACAACAAAACAAGAGCTGAAGAAAAATAAAGATCAGCAGGTGCTTGGCCTTTTCGCAGACAGAGGGCTTGCTAAAGCGCTCGACCGTGACAGCAAAACACCATCTCTCAAGGACATGACGGTTTCAGCAATTGACCGCCTGAACCAAAATAAAAAAGGATTTTTCTTGATGGTCGAAGGCAGCCAAATTGACTGGGCGGCCCATGACAACGATACAGTAGGAGCCATGAGTGAGGTTAAAGACTTTGAACAGGCCTATAAAGCCGCGATTGATTTTGCAAGAAAAGATAAACACACGCTTGTCATTGCAACTGCTGATCATACAACCGGCGGCTTTACCATCGGCGCAAATGGTCAAAAGAATTGGCACGCGGAGCCGATTCTCGCCGCAAAAAAAACACCTGAATTTATGGCCAAAAAAATCAGTGAAGGCAAACCGGTCAAAGATGTGCTCACCCGCTATACAAATCTGAAATTCACCTCTGATGAAATCAAAAGTGTTGAAGCCGCTGCACAGGCTGACAAAAGCAAAGGCGCCTACAAAGCCATCATCAAGATTTTTAACACACGATCTAACAGCGGCTGGACGAGTGCCGATCATACCGGCGAAGAAGTGCCAGTATACGCGTACGGCCCCGGAAAAGAAAAATTCCGAGGACTGATTAACAATACCGATCAGGCAAACATCATATTTAAGATTTTGAAAGCGGGAAAATAA
- the spoVR gene encoding stage V sporulation protein SpoVR: protein MNAEEKKGLQRAIEEITEIAKGFGLDFYPMRYEICPAEIIYTFGAYGMPTRFSHWSFGKQFHKMKLHYDLGLSKIYELVINSDPCYAFLLDSNSLIQNKLIVAHVLAHCDFFKNNCRFQNTKRDMVESMAATAERIKYYEQVHGIKEVEAFLDAILSIQEHIDPSLVRPKLLWSVDDEEDEMEEAATPYDDLWSLDEKKPKKHVKKSKKPFPPRPEKDILLFIEEHSRELEPWQRDILTMMREEMLYFWPQLETKIMNEGWASYWHQRIIRELDLTSDEAVEFAKLNAGVVQPSKTGINPYYLGLKIFENIEERYNNPTDEMKKVGVQADSGREKMFEVREIESDISFIRNYLTKDLVMREDLYLFQKQGRDYKIVDKAWKSVRDQLVSMRVNGGFPYLTVNDGDYMKNNELYIKHWYEGIELDLKYLEKVLPYLFQLWGRSVHIESVLEDKEVMFSYDGKGVHRRYL, encoded by the coding sequence TTGAACGCGGAGGAGAAGAAGGGATTACAGCGGGCAATTGAGGAGATTACCGAAATTGCAAAAGGATTCGGCCTTGATTTCTACCCGATGAGATATGAAATCTGCCCGGCTGAAATTATTTATACATTCGGCGCGTACGGGATGCCGACAAGATTCAGCCACTGGAGCTTCGGCAAGCAGTTTCACAAAATGAAGCTGCATTACGATCTTGGTTTAAGCAAGATTTATGAGCTGGTCATTAACTCGGATCCATGCTACGCTTTTTTGCTGGACAGCAACTCACTGATCCAAAATAAATTGATTGTCGCTCACGTTCTCGCCCATTGTGATTTCTTCAAAAATAACTGCCGTTTCCAAAACACGAAGCGCGATATGGTGGAAAGCATGGCGGCAACAGCCGAGCGGATTAAGTACTATGAACAGGTTCACGGGATAAAGGAAGTAGAGGCTTTTTTAGACGCGATCCTATCGATTCAGGAGCATATCGATCCTTCTTTGGTCCGTCCGAAGCTCCTATGGAGTGTGGATGATGAGGAAGATGAAATGGAAGAGGCAGCGACGCCGTACGATGATTTATGGTCTTTGGATGAAAAGAAACCGAAAAAACACGTGAAAAAATCGAAAAAACCTTTCCCGCCGCGGCCGGAAAAAGATATTCTGCTATTTATCGAGGAGCATTCACGTGAGCTGGAGCCGTGGCAGCGTGATATTTTAACGATGATGAGAGAGGAAATGCTTTATTTCTGGCCTCAGCTGGAAACAAAGATTATGAATGAGGGCTGGGCTTCCTATTGGCACCAGCGAATTATACGCGAGCTTGATTTAACCTCTGATGAAGCGGTCGAGTTCGCCAAGCTGAATGCTGGTGTCGTCCAGCCGTCCAAAACAGGCATCAATCCTTATTATTTAGGGCTGAAAATATTTGAAAACATTGAGGAGCGGTACAATAATCCGACGGATGAAATGAAGAAAGTGGGCGTACAGGCTGACTCGGGCCGGGAGAAAATGTTTGAGGTCAGGGAAATTGAATCCGATATCTCTTTCATCCGCAACTATTTAACAAAAGACTTAGTGATGCGCGAGGATCTTTATTTGTTTCAAAAACAGGGCAGAGATTATAAAATCGTCGATAAAGCGTGGAAGTCGGTGCGCGACCAGCTCGTAAGCATGCGGGTAAACGGCGGGTTTCCGTATTTGACAGTAAACGACGGCGATTATATGAAAAATAACGAGCTCTATATTAAGCATTGGTATGAGGGCATAGAGCTGGATTTGAAATATTTAGAGAAAGTGCTCCCTTACTTATTCCAGCTATGGGGAAGAAGCGTGCACATCGAGTCTGTGCTTGAGGATAAGGAAGTCATGTTTTCGTACGATGGAAAAGGTGTTCACCGCAGATATCTATAA
- a CDS encoding sodium-dependent transporter produces the protein MSEQKPVQWASKIGFVMAAAGSAIGLGAIWKFPYVAGTNGGGAFFLIFVLFTILLGYPLLVGEFIFGRRNQTNAIDAYKKEAPRTAWFLTGWVGVAACFLVLSFYSVIGGWILLYIVKTASGSLSGLSQEQFGTLFASIIQNPMQTLAAQFVFMVLTVLVVARGVQKGIERVSAVIMPILFLLFILLVLRSLTLDGAMEGVKFLLVPHFGNLTPESILFALGQAFFTLTLGVSVMVTYSSYLPKTQNVPRSAASIVVMNIIVTLLAGLAIFPAVFSFGFQPNEGPTLLFTVLPAVFEQLPFGTLFFIGFLVAFLFAALTSAFSMVEIIVATIGKGDEKKRKKLSWTSGLLIFLVGIPCCLSYGVLSDVNIFGKTFFDIADFTVSNVLMPLGALLISLFIPLKISKHELLAEMRNGSNAGKAFFYTWFYLLRFIVPLAIIIVFLNLIGILSF, from the coding sequence TTGTCTGAGCAAAAACCAGTCCAATGGGCTTCGAAAATCGGTTTCGTCATGGCAGCCGCCGGCTCGGCTATCGGCTTGGGCGCGATTTGGAAGTTCCCTTATGTAGCAGGGACCAATGGGGGAGGCGCCTTTTTTCTTATCTTCGTGTTATTTACCATTCTCTTAGGCTATCCGCTTTTAGTGGGAGAGTTTATTTTTGGAAGACGGAACCAGACGAATGCCATTGATGCATATAAAAAAGAAGCGCCGCGAACTGCTTGGTTTCTCACGGGATGGGTCGGTGTAGCCGCATGTTTCTTAGTGCTGTCGTTTTACAGTGTAATCGGAGGGTGGATTTTGCTGTATATCGTGAAAACAGCATCTGGTTCACTTTCCGGGCTTTCTCAAGAACAGTTTGGAACCCTGTTTGCTTCTATTATTCAAAATCCGATGCAGACGCTCGCGGCTCAGTTTGTTTTTATGGTGCTGACTGTCTTGGTCGTCGCCAGAGGGGTTCAAAAAGGGATTGAACGGGTCAGCGCGGTGATCATGCCGATTTTGTTTTTATTGTTTATTCTGCTCGTTCTTCGGTCACTCACGCTTGATGGTGCGATGGAAGGCGTAAAATTTTTGCTTGTGCCTCATTTCGGTAATTTGACTCCGGAATCTATATTATTCGCGCTGGGACAGGCCTTCTTTACGTTAACACTGGGGGTTTCGGTGATGGTGACTTACAGCTCTTATTTGCCGAAAACGCAAAATGTCCCTCGTTCGGCAGCCTCCATTGTCGTGATGAATATCATTGTGACACTCTTGGCGGGCCTGGCCATTTTTCCGGCGGTTTTTTCATTCGGTTTTCAGCCAAATGAAGGTCCGACATTGCTGTTTACAGTGCTTCCGGCCGTTTTTGAACAGCTTCCGTTCGGCACGTTGTTTTTTATCGGCTTTCTCGTTGCGTTTTTATTTGCAGCCTTAACCTCAGCGTTTTCGATGGTTGAAATTATTGTCGCCACAATCGGAAAAGGGGACGAAAAGAAGAGAAAAAAATTGTCATGGACAAGCGGGCTGTTGATCTTTTTGGTCGGAATCCCTTGTTGCTTGTCTTATGGCGTATTGAGCGATGTGAACATATTCGGTAAAACGTTTTTTGATATTGCCGATTTTACTGTCAGCAATGTTTTGATGCCATTAGGCGCTTTGTTAATTTCTCTTTTTATCCCGCTCAAAATTTCGAAGCACGAGCTTTTAGCAGAAATGAGAAACGGATCAAATGCAGGTAAAGCATTCTTTTATACATGGTTTTATTTGCTTCGTTTTATCGTACCGCTGGCCATTATTATCGTATTCTTAAATTTAATCGGGATTTTATCATTTTAA
- a CDS encoding anti-sigma factor, translating to MELVRIFKEHNVFGWISVGTAILSLLLLNLAIISNVTIYSYQMLPFAMAAVPFGIIELFIKRGRTGPGLLGVILNLFVIICVYTIVSVDTNLQFGF from the coding sequence ATGGAACTGGTAAGAATTTTTAAAGAACACAATGTATTCGGCTGGATTTCAGTCGGGACAGCAATTCTGTCCCTGCTCTTGCTGAATTTGGCGATTATCAGCAATGTCACAATTTATTCCTATCAAATGCTTCCGTTCGCCATGGCCGCCGTTCCGTTTGGCATTATTGAACTCTTCATCAAGAGAGGGCGCACCGGGCCAGGCCTGCTCGGTGTCATCCTGAATCTATTTGTGATTATTTGTGTGTATACCATTGTATCTGTAGATACTAATTTACAGTTTGGCTTTTAA
- the bcaP gene encoding branched-chain amino acid transporter BcaP, which yields MKGSVFRKKSIQDLIAATSGEKSLKRELGAFDLTLLGIGAIIGTGIFVLTGTGAVTAGPGLTISFVVAALACLFAALSYAEFASSVPVSGSVYTFTYATLGELLAFIIGWDLILEYMLAVSAVSVGWSGYFQSFLSGLGIHLPVALTAAPGAVEGTFTIFNLPAFVIVMAITFLLYLGIKESKRVNNIMVILKVLVVLLFIAVAAVYVKPHNWQPFMPMGFGGVFSAAALVFFAFIGFDAVSSAAEETKNPAKDLPKGIIFSLLVCTILYVTVSAIMTGVIPFAQFAGVDHPVSLVLQSAGQNWVAGIIDIGAVLGMTTVMLVMLYGQTRVMFAMSRDGLVPGSLSKVHPKHKTPYVATWFFGTMSALLGSLVPLDELAKLVNIGTLSAFVLISVAVIVLRKKQPDLPRAFTCPGVPVIPGLAILFCLFLILNLGWVTIVRFLVWLLIGLAIYFLYSRKHSKLNQ from the coding sequence ATGAAAGGGAGCGTATTTAGGAAGAAAAGCATTCAGGATTTAATCGCTGCGACGAGCGGTGAAAAATCTTTAAAAAGAGAATTAGGGGCATTCGATTTAACATTGCTCGGAATCGGAGCCATTATTGGCACAGGGATTTTTGTGCTGACGGGAACAGGTGCAGTCACGGCAGGTCCCGGGCTGACCATTTCATTTGTTGTGGCGGCGCTGGCTTGTTTATTCGCCGCCCTGTCTTACGCAGAATTTGCTTCAAGTGTGCCTGTTTCAGGTTCGGTGTATACATTCACGTATGCGACATTGGGAGAGCTTTTGGCCTTTATTATCGGGTGGGATTTAATTTTAGAGTACATGCTGGCGGTAAGTGCGGTGTCAGTCGGCTGGTCTGGTTATTTCCAATCGTTTTTATCAGGGCTGGGCATTCATCTTCCGGTTGCTTTAACAGCGGCACCGGGGGCGGTGGAGGGCACATTTACCATCTTTAATCTGCCTGCCTTTGTGATTGTGATGGCGATAACGTTTTTGCTTTATTTAGGCATCAAAGAATCAAAAAGAGTCAACAACATCATGGTGATCTTGAAAGTGCTGGTTGTTTTGCTGTTTATCGCGGTGGCAGCCGTTTATGTGAAGCCGCATAACTGGCAGCCGTTTATGCCGATGGGCTTTGGCGGCGTATTCAGCGCAGCGGCGCTCGTATTTTTTGCTTTTATCGGATTTGACGCTGTATCCTCTGCTGCGGAAGAGACAAAAAATCCTGCGAAGGATCTGCCTAAAGGCATAATATTCTCTTTATTGGTTTGCACGATTTTATATGTCACTGTATCAGCCATCATGACAGGGGTTATCCCGTTTGCACAGTTTGCGGGCGTGGATCATCCGGTTTCTCTTGTTCTCCAAAGCGCCGGGCAAAATTGGGTGGCAGGCATCATTGATATTGGCGCTGTTTTGGGGATGACAACAGTTATGCTCGTGATGCTTTATGGGCAGACACGCGTCATGTTTGCTATGTCGCGTGACGGACTGGTGCCGGGCTCACTTTCTAAGGTCCATCCAAAGCACAAAACACCTTATGTGGCCACTTGGTTTTTCGGCACAATGTCGGCGCTCCTCGGCTCACTTGTTCCACTGGATGAACTTGCAAAACTGGTAAACATCGGAACACTGTCAGCGTTTGTGCTTATCTCTGTGGCAGTGATCGTTTTGAGAAAGAAACAGCCTGATCTACCGAGAGCCTTTACATGTCCGGGGGTTCCAGTGATCCCGGGTCTGGCGATTCTGTTCTGTCTGTTCTTAATTTTAAATCTTGGATGGGTGACGATTGTCCGCTTCCTTGTGTGGCTGTTAATCGGATTGGCAATCTATTTCTTGTATTCAAGAAAGCATTCAAAATTAAATCAATAA
- the citA gene encoding citrate synthase CitA — protein MVHYGLKGITCVETSISHIDGEKGRLIYRGHHAKDIALNHSFEEAAYLILFGKLPSSEELQTFEDKLTAERHLPEHIERLIQSLPNNMDDMSVLRTVVSALGENAYTFYPKTEEAIRLIAITPSIIAYRKRWARGEQAITPSSQYGHVENYYYMLTGEQPSEAKKKALETYMILAMEHGMNASTFSARVTLSTESDLVSAVTTALGTMKGPLHGGAPSAVTKMLEDIGEKEHAEAYLKEKLEQGERLMGFGHRVYKTRDPRAEALRQKAEEVAGNDRDLDLALHVEAEAIRLLEIYKPGRKLYTNVEFYAAAVMKAIDFDDELFTPTFSASRMVGWCAHVLEQAENNMIFRPSAKYTGTIPEEVLS, from the coding sequence ATGGTACATTACGGATTAAAGGGAATTACATGTGTGGAAACATCCATCAGCCATATTGACGGTGAAAAAGGCCGCCTGATTTACAGAGGCCACCATGCAAAAGACATCGCACTGAATCACAGCTTTGAAGAAGCCGCTTATTTGATCTTATTTGGAAAGCTGCCTTCATCGGAGGAATTACAGACATTTGAAGATAAGCTGACTGCTGAGCGGCATCTGCCGGAACACATCGAACGATTGATTCAGTCACTGCCAAACAACATGGACGACATGTCGGTGCTGAGAACGGTTGTTTCAGCATTGGGGGAAAATGCGTACACGTTCTATCCGAAAACAGAAGAAGCAATTCGGCTGATTGCCATCACGCCTTCCATCATTGCGTATAGAAAACGATGGGCGCGCGGTGAACAAGCAATTACACCATCTTCCCAGTACGGACATGTCGAAAACTACTATTATATGCTCACAGGTGAACAGCCTTCAGAGGCAAAAAAGAAAGCGCTTGAAACCTATATGATTCTGGCCATGGAGCACGGCATGAACGCATCCACTTTTTCTGCACGGGTCACATTATCTACAGAGAGTGATTTAGTGTCAGCCGTCACTACCGCTCTCGGCACGATGAAAGGCCCGCTGCACGGAGGGGCTCCCTCAGCGGTGACAAAAATGCTTGAAGACATTGGAGAAAAAGAACATGCTGAAGCATACCTGAAAGAAAAACTGGAACAAGGAGAGCGCCTGATGGGATTCGGGCACAGGGTGTACAAGACGAGGGACCCGCGGGCAGAAGCTTTGAGACAGAAAGCAGAAGAAGTGGCCGGCAATGACCGCGATCTTGATCTTGCGCTGCATGTAGAAGCAGAGGCAATTCGTTTGCTTGAAATCTATAAACCAGGACGCAAGCTGTATACAAATGTTGAGTTTTATGCGGCTGCTGTGATGAAGGCCATCGACTTTGACGATGAATTGTTTACACCAACCTTTTCAGCAAGCCGAATGGTAGGGTGGTGCGCCCATGTGCTGGAACAAGCAGAAAACAATATGATTTTCCGTCCGTCAGCGAAATATACAGGCACCATTCCTGAAGAAGTTCTTTCATAA
- a CDS encoding LysM peptidoglycan-binding domain-containing protein produces the protein MKKQIITATSAVVLGSTLFAGAASAQSIQVKKGDTLWGLSRKYDTTIGKIKSENSLHSDMIYAGQTLSINGKTSSSKSSSSSSSSSSTYKVKSGDSLWKISKTYGMTVSELKKVNGLKSDLLRIGQVLKLKGSTSSSSSSSSKVSTSSTSTYKVKRGDSLSKIAKQYGTTVSKLKSLNGLKSDLIYVNQVLKVKGTSTSSKTVSSGSSSSSSSKAPSTTSLNVSKLVSDAKALSGTPYKWGGTTTSGFDCSGFIWYVLNKQTSVGRTSTAGYWSSMESISSPSVGDFVFFTTYKSGPSHMGIYVGNNNFVHAGSNGVQISSLDNSYWKPRYLGAKRF, from the coding sequence ATGAAAAAGCAAATCATTACAGCTACGTCAGCAGTGGTTTTAGGATCGACACTATTTGCAGGAGCGGCATCTGCACAAAGCATCCAGGTGAAAAAAGGCGACACGTTATGGGGACTTTCAAGAAAATACGACACAACGATCGGTAAAATTAAATCAGAGAACAGCCTTCATTCAGACATGATTTACGCAGGGCAGACTTTATCAATTAACGGCAAAACTTCAAGTTCAAAAAGCAGCAGCTCTTCCAGTTCTTCATCTTCTACATACAAAGTAAAGAGCGGGGACAGCCTTTGGAAAATTTCAAAAACATATGGCATGACAGTCAGTGAACTGAAAAAAGTGAATGGCTTAAAGTCAGACTTGCTTCGTATCGGACAAGTCCTGAAACTGAAAGGTTCAACAAGTTCTAGCAGCTCTAGTTCATCGAAGGTATCAACGTCTTCAACTTCCACTTATAAAGTGAAGCGCGGGGACAGTCTGTCTAAAATCGCAAAGCAATACGGCACGACGGTTAGCAAGTTAAAAAGCTTAAACGGCTTAAAATCAGATTTGATTTATGTCAACCAAGTGTTGAAAGTGAAAGGAACAAGCACAAGCTCAAAAACTGTTTCTTCCGGCTCTTCATCATCTTCAAGCAGCAAAGCACCATCTACTACATCACTTAATGTTAGCAAGCTGGTTTCTGATGCGAAGGCGTTAAGCGGAACGCCATACAAATGGGGCGGAACAACGACTTCCGGCTTTGACTGCAGCGGATTTATCTGGTACGTGCTGAATAAACAAACAAGTGTGGGCAGAACAAGCACTGCGGGATACTGGAGTTCTATGGAGAGCATTTCCAGCCCGTCTGTCGGTGATTTTGTCTTCTTCACAACATATAAATCCGGCCCTTCTCACATGGGGATTTATGTCGGCAACAACAATTTCGTTCATGCAGGATCTAACGGTGTTCAGATCAGCAGCCTGGACAACAGCTACTGGAAGCCTCGTTACCTCGGTGCGAAAAGATTCTAA
- a CDS encoding GNAT family N-acetyltransferase, with amino-acid sequence MIHMKQLTTKEEWAESYPVMSELRTELDEETYLQRLDACVQQESYMLFALYEDTAIRALCGALPRVSIHKGEHLWIADLVTTAPCRSKGYGKLLLDYAADWARKAGLGFVSLSSGLQRKDAHRFYIDKMGFTIESYLFRKPL; translated from the coding sequence ATGATTCATATGAAACAGTTAACTACGAAAGAAGAATGGGCTGAATCGTATCCGGTTATGAGTGAATTGAGAACAGAACTGGATGAAGAAACGTATTTACAAAGGCTTGACGCCTGTGTGCAGCAAGAATCGTATATGCTGTTTGCCTTATATGAGGATACGGCAATCAGGGCGCTGTGCGGCGCGCTGCCGAGGGTTTCCATTCACAAGGGAGAGCATTTGTGGATTGCGGATCTTGTGACAACCGCGCCTTGCCGATCAAAGGGATACGGCAAATTACTTTTGGATTATGCCGCAGACTGGGCAAGAAAAGCCGGACTTGGCTTTGTCAGTCTTTCATCTGGCCTTCAGCGTAAAGACGCACACCGATTTTATATAGACAAAATGGGTTTTACGATAGAAAGCTACTTGTTTAGAAAGCCGCTGTAA
- the citR gene encoding transcriptional regulator CitR encodes MDFKWLHTFVTAAKYENFRKTAETLFLSQPTVTVHIKQLEKEISCKLFERKGRQIQLTDEGRAYLPYALRLLDDYENSMAELHRVRQGYSQTLQLAVSPLIADTVLPSVMKRYTAMNTETEMAVTIFESAEIASLIKAGEADIGLSCLKVQSSSLTCHCLYKDPVVLVAPPDQRFMADKEIDAKEVLEQYLLLTHNHPDYWDDLLRQVRVTFPFVRTMKVTQTHITKRFIKEGLGVSFLPLSTVKRELAEKQMIRIPYQSVQLPYAGAYAIALYENKKEKKFLDFLSHFHF; translated from the coding sequence ATGGATTTCAAATGGCTTCACACCTTCGTGACTGCTGCGAAATATGAAAACTTCCGGAAAACAGCGGAAACGCTTTTTTTATCTCAGCCCACTGTAACCGTACATATCAAGCAATTAGAAAAAGAAATCAGCTGCAAACTGTTCGAACGAAAGGGCAGGCAGATCCAGCTGACTGATGAAGGCAGGGCTTATTTGCCGTATGCGCTCAGGCTGCTTGATGATTACGAAAACAGCATGGCAGAGCTTCACAGAGTGAGACAAGGCTACTCTCAAACCTTACAGCTCGCGGTTTCTCCGCTTATCGCAGATACAGTGCTTCCTTCTGTCATGAAGCGGTACACAGCAATGAATACAGAAACAGAAATGGCAGTGACGATTTTTGAATCGGCGGAAATCGCGTCGCTGATTAAAGCCGGGGAAGCAGATATCGGGCTGAGCTGTTTAAAGGTACAGTCTTCCTCTTTAACCTGCCACTGCTTATATAAAGACCCGGTAGTCCTTGTTGCCCCGCCCGATCAGCGTTTCATGGCAGACAAAGAAATTGATGCCAAAGAGGTGCTGGAGCAATACCTGCTTTTGACCCACAATCATCCTGATTACTGGGACGACTTGCTCCGTCAAGTCAGAGTGACATTTCCATTTGTGAGAACAATGAAAGTCACTCAAACACATATAACGAAACGGTTTATCAAGGAAGGGCTCGGGGTTTCATTTCTGCCCTTATCGACAGTAAAGCGTGAGTTGGCAGAGAAACAGATGATCAGAATCCCTTATCAATCTGTACAGCTTCCCTATGCCGGCGCTTATGCAATCGCCCTTTATGAAAATAAGAAAGAAAAAAAATTCTTGGACTTTTTATCACATTTTCATTTTTAG
- a CDS encoding SDR family oxidoreductase — protein MNPMDRQTEGQEPQHQDRQPGIESEMNPLPLSEDEDYQGSGKLKGKVAIITGGDSGIGRAAAIAFAKEGADVSILYLDEHSDAEETRKRIEKENVRCLLIPGDVGDENHCEQAVQQTADHFGQLDILVNNAAEQHPQDSILNISTEQLEKTFRTNIFSMFHMTKKALPHFKEGSAIINTTSITAYEGDTALIDYSSTKGAIVSFTRSMAMSLADKGIRVNAVAPGPIWTPLIPATFPEEKVKQHGLDTPMGRPGQPVEHAGAYVLLASDESSYMTGQTIHVNGGRFIST, from the coding sequence ATGAACCCAATGGACAGACAAACAGAAGGGCAAGAGCCGCAGCATCAGGACAGACAGCCGGGCATTGAGTCAGAAATGAATCCGCTGCCTCTGTCAGAGGACGAGGATTATCAAGGAAGCGGAAAGCTGAAAGGGAAAGTTGCCATCATTACCGGGGGCGACAGCGGCATAGGGAGAGCAGCAGCTATTGCGTTTGCTAAAGAAGGGGCTGATGTATCCATTCTTTACTTAGATGAGCATTCTGACGCAGAGGAAACGCGTAAACGAATCGAAAAGGAAAATGTCCGCTGCCTGCTTATCCCGGGAGATGTTGGGGACGAGAATCATTGTGAACAAGCTGTGCAGCAAACAGCGGATCACTTTGGCCAACTTGATATCTTGGTGAACAACGCTGCTGAACAGCATCCGCAGGACAGTATTCTCAATATTTCAACAGAACAGCTGGAAAAGACATTTCGCACAAACATTTTTTCCATGTTTCATATGACGAAGAAAGCTTTGCCTCACTTTAAAGAGGGAAGTGCCATCATTAATACGACATCGATTACCGCTTATGAAGGGGATACGGCATTAATTGATTACTCCAGCACAAAGGGTGCGATTGTTTCCTTTACGCGATCCATGGCGATGTCGCTTGCGGATAAAGGCATCAGAGTGAATGCGGTGGCGCCTGGTCCGATTTGGACGCCGCTTATTCCGGCGACATTCCCGGAAGAAAAAGTGAAACAGCACGGCTTGGACACGCCAATGGGAAGACCGGGGCAGCCGGTTGAGCATGCAGGTGCATATGTCCTGCTGGCGTCTGACGAATCGTCCTATATGACAGGGCAGACCATTCATGTAAATGGCGGCCGTTTTATTTCAACATAA